A genomic window from Mesorhizobium sp. 131-2-1 includes:
- a CDS encoding UbiA family prenyltransferase: MDARSDRNAIPLAVDLDGTLIATDLLWEGLFILLKQNPLYVFLVPFWLAGGPARLKQEIAARIDIDPASLPYREALLDRLRTEHREGRKIVLATGTPRKFAEAIASHLGIFERVLATDGPHNMTSGRKRDSLVAAYGDGGFDYAGNSRHDLQVFDAARSAIVVAPDRQAARWQAAHDAETVAAPKPTLKTFVKMLRVHQWLKNALIAVPMVLSHEYFNIDMIWECVLAFISFSATASAIYILNDFFDLALDRKHPTKRSRPFASGALSIPFGFGAMVALIAVGIAAGLLLPIEFLGVLGGYMVVTTAYSLSFKRMLLVDVLTLAGLYTIRVMAGAAATGVDVSFWLLAFSIFFFLSLALVKRFVELRTTAIPPGERIAGRGYRTEDQEIVAQAGMASAFSSALVLALYMDSVAVRELYPHPWVMWPLAPIVLYLTMRVWILARRDEMHDDPVVFIISDWRSQIVVAIGAALLVAGGWGW; encoded by the coding sequence ATGGACGCGCGGTCGGACAGGAACGCAATTCCGCTTGCGGTCGATCTCGACGGCACGCTGATTGCAACCGATCTTCTGTGGGAAGGCCTGTTCATCCTTCTCAAGCAGAATCCGCTCTATGTCTTCCTGGTGCCGTTCTGGCTGGCCGGCGGGCCGGCCAGGCTGAAGCAGGAGATCGCGGCCCGCATCGACATCGATCCGGCTTCGCTGCCTTATCGCGAGGCGCTGCTCGATCGGCTCCGCACCGAGCATCGGGAAGGTCGCAAGATCGTGCTGGCGACCGGCACGCCGCGCAAGTTCGCCGAGGCGATCGCCTCGCATCTGGGCATATTCGAGCGCGTCCTGGCAACCGATGGTCCGCACAACATGACCTCAGGCAGGAAACGCGACTCGCTGGTCGCCGCCTATGGCGACGGCGGCTTCGACTATGCGGGCAACAGCCGGCATGACCTCCAGGTCTTCGACGCCGCGCGCAGCGCGATCGTGGTGGCGCCCGACCGCCAGGCCGCGCGCTGGCAGGCCGCGCATGACGCCGAAACGGTCGCGGCGCCGAAGCCGACCTTGAAGACGTTCGTCAAGATGCTGCGCGTGCATCAATGGCTGAAGAATGCGCTGATCGCGGTGCCGATGGTGCTGTCGCACGAGTACTTCAACATCGACATGATCTGGGAATGTGTGCTGGCGTTCATCTCCTTCAGCGCGACGGCTTCCGCCATCTACATCCTCAACGACTTCTTCGACCTCGCGCTCGACCGCAAGCATCCGACCAAGCGCAGCCGCCCCTTCGCCAGCGGCGCGCTGTCGATCCCGTTCGGCTTCGGCGCGATGGTGGCGCTGATCGCCGTCGGCATCGCCGCCGGTCTGTTGCTGCCGATAGAATTCCTTGGCGTGCTCGGCGGCTATATGGTCGTCACCACCGCCTATTCGCTGTCGTTCAAGCGCATGCTCCTGGTCGATGTGCTGACGCTGGCCGGCCTCTACACGATCCGGGTGATGGCGGGTGCCGCGGCTACCGGCGTCGACGTCTCCTTCTGGCTGCTCGCCTTCTCGATCTTCTTCTTCCTGTCGCTGGCTCTGGTGAAGCGCTTCGTCGAATTGCGCACCACCGCCATTCCACCGGGTGAACGCATTGCCGGCCGCGGCTACCGCACCGAGGATCAGGAGATCGTCGCCCAGGCCGGCATGGCCTCCGCCTTCTCCTCGGCCCTAGTGCTCGCGCTCTACATGGACAGCGTCGCAGTGCGCGAACTCTATCCGCATCCATGGGTGATGTGGCCGCTGGCGCCGATCGTGCTCTACCTAACCATGCGTGTCTGGATCCTCGCGCGCCGCGATGAGATGCACGACGATCCGGTCGTCTTCATCATCAGCGACTGGCGCAGCCAGATCGTTGTCGCCATCGGCGCCGCCCTTCTGGTCGCGGGAGGCTGGGGCTGGTGA
- a CDS encoding mechanosensitive ion channel family protein, producing MFFRLLRLILVLMLAVCAQPSLDAMAQAIGQGSAQLIADQQKVVQDLTAKTDGLEKKVADDAEDDAALVDIRLQLEDLSRAALNSALAFRSRLADINNRIDVLGPPPAQGQPQEPAIVTNERGALAAEKAEINAVIAGAQNLSIRINGLIDKIGVMRSDLFRNFLAKRYELTDALSPQAFSDAHEQFTGLYKAVSSWLTFAFKFKLQAVLAAALMALGLAAVLLVGGRRLFGRIFEADPSVEEPSYLSRLSVAFWSTLLPSAALAVFLASTVFFFNYYNVLRGDIGVFLNALLAVIAVVFCVNRLTNAALEPRLPNWRLIPVETGPARWLVRLTTAMAVVIGFNNFLSVVNDKMGSPLSLTIARSFVATIIVGVILILMGLLKPFRARDGTWRPWPAWLRVTAIALGLFTIAAALLGYIGLALFVSLQVVVTGTVLVTAYIGFLSARAIGEEGGFADTSVGRWLTANSSYDETALDQLGLVVSIAINLMIVLVFLPLILLMWGFQPGDIQAWAYKLATGVTIGSVTISFTGILSGIVVFVIGYFLTRWFQGWLDGSVMARGRVDTGVRNSIRLAVGYAGVAVAGLVGISAAGIDLSNLALVAGALSLGIGFGLQNVVSNFVSGLILLAERPFKVGDWIVAGDTTGTVKKISVRATEIETFQRQSVILPNSNLINNAVGNWTHRNKLGRIDIKVGVAYGSDVKRVHALLLDIARSHPLVLKNPEPFVLFANFGTAALEFEIRVFLADILNGNIVQNDIRFAIFDEFNSEHIEIPSTPRAVVEAKKAEAWPLDDDKMEADFAEKEQAEAEAAIEKARQAKSRRKGSKPDPD from the coding sequence ATGTTCTTCCGATTGCTTCGCCTGATCCTGGTTCTGATGCTCGCCGTTTGCGCGCAGCCTTCGCTCGATGCAATGGCGCAGGCGATCGGCCAGGGTTCGGCGCAACTGATCGCCGACCAGCAGAAGGTCGTCCAGGATCTGACGGCCAAGACCGATGGTCTCGAAAAGAAGGTCGCCGACGACGCCGAGGACGACGCGGCACTTGTCGACATCCGCCTGCAGCTCGAGGATCTGTCGCGGGCGGCGCTGAACAGCGCACTGGCCTTCCGCTCGCGCCTTGCCGACATCAACAATCGGATCGACGTGCTTGGCCCGCCGCCGGCGCAGGGGCAGCCGCAGGAGCCGGCGATCGTCACCAACGAGCGCGGCGCGCTGGCCGCCGAAAAGGCCGAGATCAACGCCGTCATCGCCGGCGCACAAAACCTGTCGATCCGCATCAACGGGCTGATCGACAAGATCGGCGTCATGCGCAGCGACCTTTTCCGCAATTTCCTTGCCAAACGCTACGAACTGACGGACGCGCTCAGTCCGCAGGCCTTTTCCGATGCGCACGAGCAATTCACCGGCCTTTACAAGGCCGTCTCGTCCTGGCTGACCTTCGCCTTCAAATTCAAACTCCAGGCCGTCCTCGCCGCGGCCCTGATGGCGCTGGGACTGGCGGCGGTGCTGCTGGTCGGCGGGCGGCGCCTGTTCGGGCGCATCTTCGAAGCCGACCCGTCCGTCGAGGAGCCGTCCTATCTCAGCCGGCTTTCCGTGGCGTTCTGGTCGACGCTGCTGCCGTCCGCGGCGCTCGCGGTCTTCCTCGCCTCGACCGTGTTCTTCTTCAACTATTACAATGTGCTGCGCGGCGACATCGGCGTCTTCCTCAATGCGCTGCTCGCCGTCATCGCGGTGGTGTTCTGCGTCAACCGGCTGACCAACGCCGCGCTCGAGCCGCGCCTGCCGAACTGGCGCCTGATCCCGGTCGAGACCGGTCCGGCGCGCTGGCTGGTGCGGCTGACGACGGCGATGGCGGTGGTCATCGGCTTCAACAATTTCCTGTCCGTGGTCAACGACAAGATGGGCTCGCCGCTGTCGCTGACCATCGCGCGCAGCTTCGTTGCGACCATCATCGTCGGCGTCATCCTGATCCTGATGGGTCTGCTGAAGCCGTTCCGGGCGCGCGATGGAACATGGCGCCCGTGGCCGGCCTGGCTTCGCGTCACCGCCATCGCGCTCGGTTTGTTCACCATCGCGGCGGCGCTGCTCGGCTATATCGGCCTTGCGCTGTTCGTCTCGCTGCAGGTGGTGGTCACCGGCACCGTGCTCGTCACCGCCTATATCGGCTTCCTGTCGGCACGGGCGATCGGCGAGGAGGGCGGCTTCGCCGATACGTCGGTCGGTCGCTGGCTGACCGCCAATTCCAGCTATGACGAAACCGCGCTCGACCAGCTCGGCCTCGTCGTCAGCATCGCCATCAACCTGATGATCGTGCTGGTGTTCCTGCCGCTGATCCTGCTGATGTGGGGGTTCCAACCCGGCGACATCCAGGCGTGGGCTTACAAGCTGGCGACGGGCGTCACCATCGGCTCGGTGACGATCTCGTTCACCGGCATCCTTAGCGGCATCGTCGTCTTCGTCATCGGCTATTTCCTGACGCGCTGGTTCCAGGGCTGGCTCGACGGCTCGGTGATGGCGCGCGGCAGGGTCGATACCGGGGTGCGCAACTCGATCCGGCTGGCGGTCGGCTATGCCGGCGTCGCCGTTGCCGGCCTCGTCGGCATCTCGGCGGCCGGCATCGACCTGTCAAACCTGGCACTCGTTGCCGGCGCCCTGTCGCTCGGTATCGGCTTCGGCCTGCAGAATGTGGTGTCGAACTTCGTCTCCGGCCTGATCCTGCTTGCCGAGCGTCCGTTCAAGGTCGGCGACTGGATCGTCGCCGGCGACACCACCGGCACGGTCAAGAAGATCAGCGTGCGCGCCACCGAGATCGAGACGTTCCAGCGGCAGTCGGTGATCCTGCCCAACTCGAACCTGATCAACAACGCGGTCGGCAACTGGACGCACCGCAACAAGCTCGGCCGGATCGACATCAAGGTCGGCGTCGCCTATGGCAGCGACGTCAAGCGGGTGCATGCGCTTCTGCTCGACATCGCGCGCAGCCATCCGCTGGTGCTGAAAAACCCCGAACCGTTCGTGCTGTTCGCCAATTTCGGCACCGCCGCGCTCGAATTCGAGATACGGGTGTTCCTCGCCGACATCCTGAACGGCAACATCGTGCAGAACGACATCCGCTTTGCCATCTTCGATGAGTTCAACAGCGAGCATATCGAAATCCCCTCGACCCCGCGCGCAGTGGTCGAAGCGAAGAAGGCCGAGGCATGGCCGCTCGACGACGACAAGATGGAGGCCGACTTCGCCGAGAAGGAGCAAGCGGAGGCTGAAGCCGCGATCGAGAAGGCGCGCCAGGCGAAGTCGAGGCGCAAAGGCAGCAAACCCGATCCGGATTGA
- a CDS encoding FAD-binding oxidoreductase, which translates to MIRGGERFGSFGLATPPARHSIPADDAIALLKSGAAKPGSLLGYGNGRSYGDTCQNKGGSVADMRPLNHIRAFNAETGVVEADAGVLLSDIIAHAAPYGFFPAVVPGTQLVTLGGAIANDVHGKNHHRRGTFGCHVESLTLLRSDGRTYRCSSTDNARLFRATIGGMGLTGLILSASIRLMRVPSLDIVETATPFRDLGEFFELAEAADQANEYAVAWIDQLAHGHERGRGLLFTGNHAEHGSHTATRAGARLSVPLQPPFNVLNRPFLTVFNAAYRWKKGRSPAPRQVGYQGFFFPLDGVGDWNRLYGPKGLFQHQSVVPEETARHAVPALLEAVRRAGQGSFLTVLKRFGKVRSPALLSFPRPGYTLTLDFPNRGDKTLRLLSELDRITVEAGGAVNPYKDARMGAETFAASFPDWQRLETLRDPAFMSDFWVRTAKKLDERRGTAEAAD; encoded by the coding sequence GTGATCAGGGGCGGCGAACGTTTCGGCAGTTTCGGGCTGGCGACGCCTCCGGCACGCCATTCCATACCGGCCGACGATGCCATCGCGCTGCTGAAGAGCGGTGCGGCCAAGCCGGGCTCGCTGCTCGGCTATGGCAATGGCCGTTCCTATGGCGACACCTGCCAGAACAAGGGCGGCTCGGTGGCCGACATGCGGCCGCTCAACCACATCCGCGCCTTCAATGCCGAGACAGGCGTGGTCGAGGCCGATGCCGGCGTGCTTCTGTCCGACATCATCGCCCATGCAGCACCCTACGGCTTCTTCCCGGCGGTGGTTCCCGGCACGCAACTCGTGACGCTCGGCGGGGCGATTGCCAACGACGTCCACGGCAAGAACCATCACCGGCGCGGCACGTTCGGCTGCCATGTCGAATCGCTGACGTTGCTGCGTTCGGACGGCAGGACCTATCGCTGCTCCTCGACGGACAATGCGCGGCTGTTCCGGGCAACCATCGGCGGCATGGGGCTGACCGGGCTGATCCTGTCGGCCTCGATCCGGCTGATGCGGGTGCCCTCGCTCGACATCGTCGAGACGGCGACGCCATTTCGCGATCTCGGCGAATTCTTCGAGCTCGCCGAGGCGGCCGACCAGGCCAATGAATATGCCGTCGCCTGGATCGACCAGCTCGCCCACGGACATGAGCGAGGGCGCGGCTTGCTGTTCACCGGCAACCATGCCGAGCATGGCTCGCACACGGCGACCCGCGCCGGCGCCCGCCTTTCGGTGCCGCTGCAGCCGCCGTTCAATGTGCTCAACCGGCCATTCCTCACCGTCTTCAACGCCGCTTACCGGTGGAAGAAGGGGCGGTCGCCGGCGCCGCGCCAGGTTGGCTACCAGGGCTTCTTCTTTCCGCTCGACGGTGTTGGCGACTGGAACCGGCTCTACGGGCCGAAAGGCCTTTTCCAGCACCAGAGCGTGGTGCCGGAGGAGACCGCGCGGCATGCTGTGCCGGCACTGCTGGAGGCGGTAAGGCGCGCCGGACAAGGGTCGTTCCTCACCGTGCTGAAACGCTTCGGCAAAGTCCGCTCGCCGGCGCTGCTGTCGTTTCCGAGGCCCGGTTACACGCTGACGCTCGACTTCCCCAACCGGGGCGACAAGACACTCAGGCTGCTCTCCGAACTCGACCGCATCACGGTCGAGGCGGGCGGCGCGGTCAACCCCTACAAGGACGCGCGCATGGGCGCCGAGACCTTCGCGGCGTCCTTCCCGGACTGGCAGCGGCTGGAGACGTTGCGCGACCCCGCATTCATGTCCGACTTCTGGGTACGGACGGCAAAGAAATTGGATGAAAGGCGAGGGACGGCAGAGGCGGCGGATTAG
- a CDS encoding sarcosine oxidase subunit delta, with translation MLITCPYCGPRDVIEFTYQGDGNRQRPQPNSQDLDAWNAYVYDRLNPAGDHNEIWQHSGGCRAHVRVVRNTLTHEISSTAFAHGGHKSATRHRTEAKS, from the coding sequence ATGCTTATCACATGTCCCTATTGCGGCCCGCGCGACGTCATCGAGTTCACCTACCAGGGCGACGGCAACCGCCAGCGCCCGCAACCCAACTCGCAGGACCTCGACGCCTGGAACGCCTATGTCTACGACCGGCTGAACCCGGCCGGCGACCATAATGAGATCTGGCAACATTCCGGCGGCTGCCGCGCCCATGTCAGGGTCGTGCGCAACACGCTGACGCATGAAATTTCCAGCACGGCCTTCGCGCATGGCGGCCACAAATCCGCCACCCGGCACAGGACGGAGGCCAAGTCGTGA
- a CDS encoding sarcosine oxidase subunit beta, which translates to MAEYSAFSLLKNALSGNKDWKPAWRKPDPKASYDVIVIGGGGHGLSTAYYLAKEHGITNVAVLEKGWLGSGNVGRNTTAVRSNYLLPSNTRFYEHSMKLWENLSHDLNYNVMFSQRGCLNLAHTPAQFDDYARRGNAMRHLGVDAELMTVDQIKRLVPALDVSGSARFPVIGGLMQRRAGSARHDAVAWGYARGADRRGVDIVENCEVTGFLRDGDRITGVSTTRGEIRAKKVALAVAGSTGRVMQLAGIDKMPIESHVLQAFVSESLKPIIDTILTFGMGHFYISQSDKGGLVYGGDLDGYNSYAQRGSLPIVDEVMSEMLALFPGLARVRMLRSWGGLCDMTMDGSPIITAGPLPGMYLNCGWCYGGFKATPASGLCFAWTIAKDEPHELNAPFTLDRFYRGLVIDDKGQGATPRLH; encoded by the coding sequence ATGGCGGAATATTCGGCCTTTTCGCTCCTCAAGAACGCGCTCAGCGGCAACAAGGACTGGAAGCCGGCCTGGCGCAAGCCGGACCCGAAGGCATCCTACGACGTGATCGTCATCGGCGGTGGCGGGCACGGCCTGTCGACCGCCTACTACCTCGCCAAGGAGCACGGCATCACCAATGTCGCGGTGCTGGAGAAGGGCTGGCTGGGCTCAGGCAATGTCGGCCGCAACACCACCGCGGTGCGCTCGAACTACCTTTTGCCTTCCAACACCCGCTTCTACGAGCATTCGATGAAGCTTTGGGAAAACCTCTCGCACGACCTGAACTACAACGTCATGTTCTCGCAGCGCGGCTGTCTGAACCTGGCGCATACGCCCGCCCAGTTCGACGACTATGCCAGGCGCGGCAACGCCATGCGCCATCTCGGCGTCGATGCCGAGCTGATGACCGTCGACCAGATCAAGCGGCTCGTGCCGGCGCTCGACGTTTCCGGCTCGGCGCGGTTCCCTGTCATTGGCGGCCTGATGCAGCGGCGCGCCGGCAGCGCCCGCCACGATGCGGTGGCCTGGGGCTATGCGCGCGGTGCCGACCGGCGCGGCGTCGACATCGTCGAGAATTGCGAGGTCACCGGCTTCCTGCGCGACGGCGACCGCATCACCGGCGTGTCGACGACGCGCGGCGAGATCCGGGCCAAGAAGGTGGCGCTCGCCGTTGCCGGCAGCACCGGCCGCGTCATGCAGCTGGCCGGCATCGACAAGATGCCGATCGAGAGCCATGTGCTGCAGGCCTTCGTGTCGGAATCGCTGAAGCCGATCATCGACACCATCCTGACCTTCGGCATGGGCCACTTCTACATCTCGCAGTCCGACAAGGGCGGCCTGGTCTATGGCGGCGACCTCGACGGCTACAACAGCTATGCCCAGCGCGGCAGTCTGCCGATCGTCGATGAGGTGATGAGCGAGATGCTGGCGCTGTTCCCCGGCCTGGCGCGCGTGCGCATGCTGCGCTCCTGGGGCGGTCTCTGCGACATGACAATGGACGGCTCGCCGATCATCACCGCCGGCCCGCTGCCTGGCATGTATCTCAATTGCGGCTGGTGCTACGGCGGCTTCAAGGCGACGCCGGCCTCCGGCTTGTGCTTTGCCTGGACCATCGCCAAGGACGAGCCGCACGAGCTCAACGCGCCCTTCACGCTCGACCGCTTCTATCGTGGCCTCGTCATCGACGACAAAGGCCAGGGCGCGACGCCTCGGCTGCATTAG